One Candidatus Obscuribacterales bacterium genomic window carries:
- a CDS encoding DUF4160 domain-containing protein, whose product MPEISRFLGISIVMYYNDHEPPHFHVRYAEQKAIVNIETLNLKEGQLSPRVLGLVMEWASLHQQELTENWNLAREHEPLKQIDPLE is encoded by the coding sequence ATGCCGGAAATTAGTCGTTTTTTGGGTATCAGTATTGTCATGTACTACAATGATCATGAGCCCCCTCATTTCCATGTTCGATACGCAGAGCAAAAAGCAATAGTGAACATTGAGACACTCAATCTCAAAGAAGGGCAGTTATCTCCGAGAGTCTTAGGACTAGTGATGGAATGGGCATCATTACATCAACAAGAGCTAACTGAAAATTGGAACCTTGCAAGAGAGCACGAACCGTTGAAGCAAATCGATCCGTTGGAGTAA
- a CDS encoding NAD-dependent deacylase has translation MEAMKELIEKTAQLLTTVKSVVVFTGAGVSKESGIPTFRDAQEGLWANYDPQTLATPEGFAANPPLVWQWYEWRRQKVREVEPNAGHLAIAKLAELVPELSVVTQNVDGLHARAGSKEVLELHGSIERHFCFDKHHPAENIEDGLEEPPLCHCGSMLRPAVVWFGESLPAKVLDDAFRLSKECDLMFVVGTAGVVYPAASLPYIAKDAGARVIEINPEPTPITDIADVFLPGYSGQVLPQIVTTFEKITGSHP, from the coding sequence ATGGAAGCGATGAAGGAATTGATTGAAAAGACGGCGCAATTGTTGACAACCGTGAAGTCCGTGGTTGTTTTTACTGGCGCGGGGGTGTCTAAGGAAAGTGGTATTCCTACATTTAGGGATGCACAAGAAGGGCTGTGGGCGAATTATGATCCGCAGACGTTGGCCACACCGGAAGGGTTTGCGGCGAATCCGCCACTTGTGTGGCAGTGGTATGAATGGCGGCGGCAAAAGGTAAGGGAAGTTGAGCCGAATGCTGGGCATTTGGCGATTGCGAAATTGGCGGAGCTGGTTCCGGAATTAAGTGTCGTCACACAAAATGTCGACGGACTTCATGCGCGTGCGGGCTCAAAAGAAGTTTTGGAATTGCATGGCAGCATTGAGCGGCACTTTTGCTTTGACAAACATCACCCAGCCGAAAATATTGAAGATGGATTGGAAGAACCGCCGCTTTGTCATTGCGGGTCGATGCTTAGACCGGCAGTTGTTTGGTTTGGCGAATCGTTACCGGCAAAAGTTTTGGACGATGCTTTTAGGCTTTCCAAAGAATGTGACTTGATGTTTGTCGTTGGCACGGCCGGTGTTGTGTATCCAGCAGCATCACTTCCTTATATAGCGAAAGACGCCGGCGCCAGAGTCATTGAAATAAATCCGGAGCCGACACCTATCACTGATATAGCTGATGTATTTTTGCCAGGATACTCCGGGCAAGTATTGCCACAGATTGTTACGACGTTTGAAAAGATCACTGGATCTCACCCATGA
- a CDS encoding DUF2442 domain-containing protein: MLKDVIEVKPLGDYRLFVRFEDNVSGEIDLAELIQFNGVFEPLLDTCKFQEVSVSKELGTICWPNGADVAPEVLYEKLLQNHS; the protein is encoded by the coding sequence ATGTTGAAAGACGTTATAGAAGTAAAGCCGCTTGGTGATTATCGTCTCTTCGTTCGATTTGAAGACAATGTTTCAGGAGAGATTGATCTTGCTGAATTGATTCAATTCAACGGTGTTTTTGAACCGCTTCTAGACACATGCAAATTTCAAGAAGTCTCTGTAAGTAAAGAGCTTGGAACTATCTGTTGGCCAAACGGTGCTGATGTTGCTCCTGAAGTTCTATACGAGAAGCTGTTGCAAAATCACTCCTAA
- a CDS encoding transposase, producing the protein MKKRRSIRIPGFDYSQAGAYYITICTYNRTHLFGEIDGPEIQLNELGQLVKTCLNNLSNDYPFVSLDDFVVMPNHLHGIVWLESNNPSKKPLSRILAAFKAKTTSHARTLGHDQLWQRNFFEHVIRDEEDLFRIREYIATNAVSWSLDQETWSQWMTYQKTNV; encoded by the coding sequence ATGAAAAAACGACGGAGCATCCGCATACCTGGTTTCGATTATTCCCAAGCCGGCGCTTACTACATAACCATCTGCACATATAACCGAACGCATTTATTCGGCGAAATCGATGGTCCGGAAATTCAATTAAACGAATTGGGACAATTGGTTAAAACCTGTTTGAACAATCTGTCCAATGATTATCCATTCGTCTCACTTGATGACTTTGTAGTAATGCCCAATCACTTGCACGGAATTGTTTGGCTGGAATCCAACAATCCCTCGAAAAAGCCATTATCAAGAATACTAGCTGCATTCAAAGCAAAAACAACTTCGCATGCGCGAACACTCGGACATGATCAATTATGGCAAAGAAATTTTTTCGAGCATGTCATCCGGGACGAAGAGGATCTATTTCGCATACGAGAATACATCGCAACCAATGCTGTCAGCTGGAGCCTGGATCAGGAAACATGGAGTCAATGGATGACCTATCAAAAGACGAACGTATGA
- a CDS encoding ribonucleotide-diphosphate reductase subunit beta, producing MLNFEGLGQGLAQAVATPPTPATPPAPVINGGAGYTGAEVIGMDSHRITVDEKAIINCRADLNQLVPFKYDWAWQKYLDACANHWMPQEISMSRDIALWKDPNGLTEDERRIIKRNLGFFSTADSLVANNLVLAIYRHITNPECRQYLLRQAFEEALHTHAYQYVVESLGLDEGEIFNMYREIPGIHAKNAFEMQFTTELADPNFKTGTFATDQRLLRNLIGFYVIMEGIFFYVGFVQMLSFGRQNKMTGASEEFQYILRDESMHLNFGIDVINQIKAENPHLWTPEFQQEMVDLIKQGVDLEYKYAEDTMPRGVLGLNVNMFYDYLRFVANRRCKQIGLPEQYAGAKNPFPWMSEMLDLKKEKNFFETRVIDYQVGGALSWD from the coding sequence ATGCTTAATTTCGAGGGTTTAGGACAGGGTTTGGCACAGGCAGTAGCTACTCCTCCGACTCCGGCTACCCCGCCGGCTCCAGTCATAAATGGTGGTGCCGGTTATACGGGCGCTGAAGTGATTGGAATGGACTCTCACCGCATAACAGTCGACGAGAAGGCAATCATCAATTGCAGAGCCGATTTGAACCAATTGGTGCCCTTTAAATACGACTGGGCGTGGCAGAAGTACTTAGATGCGTGCGCCAACCACTGGATGCCGCAAGAAATTAGCATGAGCCGCGATATTGCTCTCTGGAAAGACCCAAATGGTTTGACCGAGGACGAGCGTCGAATTATTAAGCGCAACCTCGGCTTTTTCTCGACTGCCGATTCACTCGTTGCTAACAACTTAGTATTGGCTATCTACAGACACATTACTAATCCTGAGTGCCGTCAGTATCTTTTGAGACAAGCTTTTGAAGAAGCTTTGCATACGCATGCTTACCAGTACGTTGTTGAAAGTCTTGGCTTAGACGAAGGCGAAATCTTCAACATGTACCGTGAAATTCCAGGCATTCACGCAAAGAATGCTTTCGAAATGCAATTTACTACGGAGCTTGCTGATCCGAATTTCAAGACTGGCACATTTGCTACAGATCAGCGCTTGCTTCGTAACTTAATTGGTTTCTACGTAATCATGGAAGGCATCTTCTTCTACGTAGGCTTTGTGCAAATGCTTTCATTCGGTCGCCAAAACAAGATGACCGGAGCATCGGAAGAATTCCAATACATTCTTCGCGATGAGTCGATGCACCTGAATTTTGGTATCGACGTCATCAACCAAATCAAAGCTGAAAATCCACATCTCTGGACACCGGAATTCCAACAAGAAATGGTCGACCTCATCAAGCAAGGCGTCGATCTCGAATACAAGTACGCCGAAGACACCATGCCGCGCGGAGTATTAGGACTCAACGTCAACATGTTCTACGACTACTTACGCTTCGTAGCCAATCGCCGTTGCAAGCAAATTGGTCTACCTGAGCAATACGCCGGCGCCAAGAATCCATTCCCATGGATGAGCGAAATGCTGGACTTGAAGAAAGAGAAAAACTTCTTCGAAACCCGCGTAATCGACTACCAAGTCGGCGGAGCCTTGAGCTGGGACTAA
- a CDS encoding ribonucleoside-diphosphate reductase subunit alpha, translated as MSQQVEQIGQTNASNDTVAGNPYSLYKVIRRTGQVVPFDPSKIAVAMTKAFLATEGTHGSESSRVRDLVQKLTNQVVETLMRRQPTGGSLHIELIQDQVELCLMRAGEQEVARRYVLYREERARERVRQQEESGEGPQLKISVAMPDGRKQPLNVARLQTVIEESCKGLGDAVSTKTIFEGTVNNLYDGIPEVEVFQSAILSARTLIERDPAYSYATARLLLDQIRREVIGEPVTHAEMTKRYPEYFGDYIKIGIDAGLIDPKMAQFDLKQIGNAINADRDLDFQYLGLQTLFDRYLIHVDGKRIELPQAFWMRVAMGLTLNEVDREARAIEFYELLSSFDFVSSTPTLFNSGTHRPQLSSCFLTTVGDDLESIYDAMKDNALLSKFSGGLGNDWTPVRALGAHIAGTNGKSQGVVPFLKVVNDTAVAVNQGGKRKGAVCCYLESWHLDIEEFLELRKNTGDDRRRTHDMNSANWIPDLFMQRVMEDGEWTLFSPDDVPDLHDLHGPAFKEAYERYEKMAAEGRIKLHKKVAAVGLWRKMLSMLFETGHPWITFKDPCNMRSPQQHVGVVHSSNLCTEITLNTNSKEIAVCNLGSINLVNHITEKGLDVAKLQRTCKTAMRMLDNVIDINYYSVGKARNSNLKHRPVGLGFMGFQDALLKLRIPYASDAAVEFADKSMEAISYFAIMASSELARERGTYSTYKGSLWDQGVLPIDSLEILAKTRGKYIDIDRTSAMDWTPVREHIKQYGMRNSNCLAIAPTATISNIAGVSQSIEPTFQNLFVKSNLSGDFTVLNAYLVEDLKKIGMWDEVMVHDLKYFDGSVKPIDRIPADLKALYATAFEVDPKWLIDAAARRQKWIDQAQSLNLYMSEPSGRKLDDMYKHAWLRALKTTYYLRTLSATNAEKSTVQTSALNAVKSVPVTQVVAPVPATDIKACSITDPDCEACQ; from the coding sequence ATGAGCCAACAAGTTGAGCAAATTGGCCAAACAAACGCATCGAATGACACGGTGGCCGGTAACCCTTATAGCCTTTATAAGGTGATTCGCCGCACTGGGCAGGTTGTACCCTTTGACCCGAGCAAAATTGCTGTCGCCATGACCAAGGCTTTTTTGGCAACCGAAGGCACCCACGGATCAGAAAGCTCGCGCGTGCGTGACTTGGTTCAAAAGTTGACCAATCAAGTTGTAGAGACTCTGATGCGCCGCCAACCAACCGGTGGTTCGTTGCACATTGAACTAATTCAAGACCAAGTTGAACTTTGCCTGATGCGCGCCGGTGAACAAGAAGTCGCTCGCCGCTATGTTCTTTATCGTGAAGAGCGTGCTCGTGAACGCGTGCGCCAGCAAGAAGAATCAGGCGAAGGTCCGCAACTTAAGATTTCGGTGGCGATGCCGGATGGTCGCAAACAACCATTAAATGTCGCCCGCTTGCAGACAGTCATTGAAGAATCCTGTAAGGGTTTGGGTGATGCTGTTTCCACCAAAACAATTTTTGAAGGAACAGTCAACAATCTATATGATGGAATTCCGGAAGTAGAAGTATTCCAATCGGCTATTCTTTCAGCCCGCACATTAATTGAGCGCGACCCGGCATATTCGTATGCAACCGCTCGCTTGCTGCTCGATCAAATCAGACGCGAAGTTATTGGTGAGCCCGTCACACACGCCGAGATGACCAAGCGTTATCCCGAATATTTTGGCGACTATATAAAGATAGGAATTGACGCTGGATTAATTGATCCGAAAATGGCTCAGTTCGATCTCAAGCAAATTGGTAACGCCATTAATGCTGACCGCGATTTGGATTTCCAATATCTCGGATTGCAGACCCTGTTTGACCGCTACCTCATCCACGTTGATGGCAAGCGCATTGAATTGCCGCAAGCTTTCTGGATGCGCGTTGCAATGGGTCTGACATTAAATGAAGTAGATCGCGAAGCTCGCGCTATCGAGTTCTATGAACTCTTGTCCAGCTTCGACTTTGTAAGCTCAACCCCGACACTTTTCAATTCCGGCACTCATCGCCCGCAATTGTCTTCTTGCTTCCTAACAACAGTCGGCGACGATCTCGAAAGCATTTACGATGCGATGAAAGACAACGCATTGCTTTCTAAATTCAGTGGCGGCTTGGGCAACGACTGGACGCCAGTGCGTGCACTTGGCGCTCACATTGCCGGAACCAACGGTAAGAGCCAAGGTGTTGTTCCATTCTTGAAAGTCGTCAACGATACAGCCGTAGCTGTTAACCAGGGCGGCAAGCGCAAGGGCGCTGTTTGCTGCTACCTCGAATCCTGGCACTTGGACATCGAAGAGTTTCTTGAATTGCGCAAGAACACAGGTGATGACAGACGCCGCACTCACGATATGAATTCGGCCAACTGGATTCCGGATTTGTTCATGCAACGCGTCATGGAAGATGGCGAGTGGACATTATTTAGTCCTGACGATGTTCCGGATTTGCATGACTTGCACGGACCAGCTTTCAAGGAAGCTTACGAGCGTTACGAGAAAATGGCTGCTGAAGGCCGCATCAAGTTGCACAAGAAAGTTGCAGCTGTCGGTCTCTGGCGCAAGATGTTGTCCATGTTGTTTGAAACAGGACATCCTTGGATTACCTTTAAAGATCCATGCAACATGAGAAGCCCGCAACAGCACGTCGGTGTTGTGCACTCTTCCAATCTTTGCACGGAAATTACTTTGAACACCAACTCCAAAGAAATTGCCGTTTGCAACTTAGGCTCAATCAACTTGGTTAATCACATTACCGAGAAGGGTCTCGATGTAGCAAAACTACAGCGCACATGTAAAACAGCTATGCGCATGCTCGACAACGTAATTGATATCAACTATTACAGCGTCGGCAAAGCACGCAATTCCAACCTGAAACATCGTCCAGTCGGACTAGGCTTCATGGGCTTCCAGGATGCGCTTTTGAAACTGCGTATTCCTTATGCATCTGATGCAGCAGTTGAATTTGCCGACAAGAGCATGGAAGCAATAAGCTACTTCGCCATCATGGCGTCAAGCGAATTGGCCCGCGAGCGTGGCACTTATTCCACATACAAAGGCTCCCTTTGGGATCAAGGCGTATTGCCGATTGATAGTTTGGAAATTCTGGCTAAGACGCGCGGTAAGTACATTGATATTGATCGTACGTCCGCTATGGATTGGACACCAGTGCGCGAGCACATCAAGCAATACGGCATGCGTAACAGCAACTGCTTAGCGATTGCACCAACCGCCACCATTTCCAATATTGCAGGCGTCAGTCAATCAATTGAACCGACTTTCCAGAACCTCTTTGTGAAGTCGAATCTCTCCGGTGACTTCACCGTGCTCAATGCTTATCTTGTTGAAGATCTCAAAAAGATTGGCATGTGGGATGAAGTGATGGTTCATGACTTGAAGTACTTTGATGGTTCAGTCAAACCAATCGACCGCATACCGGCAGACTTGAAAGCATTGTACGCAACTGCTTTTGAAGTTGATCCGAAGTGGCTAATTGACGCGGCAGCACGCAGACAAAAGTGGATCGATCAAGCACAAAGCTTGAACCTCTACATGTCCGAGCCGTCCGGTCGCAAACTCGATGATATGTACAAGCATGCTTGGTTGCGCGCGCTGAAGACGACTTATTACTTGCGGACTCTATCTGCAACAAACGCTGAAAAATCAACAGTACAAACATCAGCGTTGAATGCGGTGAAGAGCGTACCGGTGACACAAGTTGTTGCTCCGGTACCGGCAACGGATATCAAAGCATGTTCGATAACTGATCCGGACTGCGAGGCGTGTCAGTAA